The following DNA comes from Ictalurus punctatus breed USDA103 unplaced genomic scaffold, Coco_2.0 Super-Scaffold_100046, whole genome shotgun sequence.
agagaaacatgaatgttcatagcatctattacttcttaccccactatttgccaaataatacaaatatagacttatAAACACcgctattaaaagcttaataagagaatactgcaatttttgggaaattgccgttcccgagtttggccacacgagggcagtcatgttccatccagcacaacacacgccgcctaaaacagaaggtattttactattactactactacttctaataatgacctcaatcgaagtaattaaatacgtaatgaaaattgttgtctatatagctgacctcatttttctacacagtgagttaaaggcgcacaactatcagaatcccagttcataattgtgtttgattggccaagtagaataaagtgtgcgaggagtccgactctttttgagcttattggacattacgcattgctgtaattatctcattggcactacttaattgctcatagtttatttgacgaatgcaactgctgcgacatattttgccaatcttaagctcagccgtcattctggaggcgcagttttggttgatgcatgacatttaggttcaaacacagtgtgtacatcgactgtaacacagatagtgaaaatggaaatgtgaaaagagaaggccagtgattagagagagagagaatggggaagaagaagacgttagcaggtgaaaagcagtgcctagtgtttgttttagaaaaagagagctattgtgtgaccgttggcgttaggcccgcctcctcgcctgttctcaactaggtcctgtcgagtgtggataaataggtgggcgctgcgcgagaaGTTTTATTGAGTGACTTGACTTCGGgagcagcatcatgtctggcagaggcaagggtggtaagggactcggtaaaggaggcgctaagcgccaccgcaaggtgcttcgcgataacatccagggaatcaccaagccggctattcgccgtctggctcggcgtggtggtgtaaagcgtatttctggtctgatctatgaagagactcgcggtgtgctgaaagtgttcctggagaacgtgatccgcgacgccgtcacctacaccgagcatgccaagagaaagaccgtgaccgccatggatgtggtgtacgccctgaaacgccagggacgcaccctgtacggcttcggcggttaaacgctctaacaccgaacgacgcgaacacaacggctcttttaagagccacccacatgtctagaaaaagagtTCTTCCGTGGGGGGGGGGTaaggctttttctttcgtgaagcataaggcatcaaacgctgtacagcagtagcataagtggtagatctatttgtatttttttgtaataattctctctctcttttatatatatatatatataaactccgtatatattaaatattgtattatatataatatcgtacagtatacaatattagatacatatatattaaatattgtaatttgtttgattaaaacaatttagaagatgattttagtagaaacttctatatttctctttctcatacgcacgcatgcatgcatatataagagagagaaaagtggggaagtcaaaagttttttctgttttttcaagcATAAGGTATCAAACGCTCTACACAAGTAGTAAAAGTGATAGATAAGAACTATCTGTGTACATAAaaagagaatttatttttgtttttttgcacactttatttttttttatacatttatatgcacagtattaaatattataacgtgtttaaaatgagttacaagacggttttagtagaaacttacttccgcgtttctctctctttctctctctctctctctctctctctctctctctatatatatatatatatatatatatataatgtgtgtataatttttttcaagccaattgttttttcatagtgcacgttgcactgtaaatacaacaacgggaagggaaacaaagcgtAGCGGAGGAGGGAGGAGCAGTATGAGGCGCCATGCAGGAGGAGGTATCGAATTTTGGCCaatcaaaaaaaggtgtctTGTGTGGACGTCATTAGCATGTGAgtctgtaaatagagcgggcGCGAGGCGGGCGTTAGTCATTTTCTGTTCGTTTATTCGAGAAGCAGCATCATGCCCGATCCAGCCAAGACCGCGCCCAAGAAGGGatcaaagaaagccgtgaccaagacggccggcaaaggaggcaagaagcgcagaaagtccaggaaggagagctacgccatctacgtgtacaaggtcCTGAAGCAAGTGCATCCTGACACCGgcatctcatccaaggccatgggcatcatgaactccttcgtgaatgatatttttgagcgcatCGCCGGTGAGTCTTCTCGTCTGGCTCACTACAACAAGCgctccaccatcacctccagAGAGATCCAGACTGCCGTGCGCCTGTTGCTTCCCGGCGAGCTGGCCAAGCACGCCGTGTCCGAGGGCACAAAGGCCGtcaccaagtacaccagctccaagtgaagcgcgttaccgccgtcttcatcaacccaacggttcttttaagagccacccacttttcatacaaagagcAATCAAttttctttcgctttctctcttgctgtgtgtgtgtgtgagtgagagagagggggggcacTTCTGAAGTGCTGCTCTCCCACGAATGTTCAGGCTTTTGGGTAATTCTAGAAGTCTgataaatgcagagatgagtacAACTCAACAGGGTTGTAAGCACGGTTTCTCGGGcttgtataatctgagcaatgcaaaatggggctttagcagcacaaagttattcatattaagactagcaacaggaagtaactgaAAATAGTATTCTAGTAACACGTAGAAATTCAAACTAAGGTTCTAAAAGAACCTTAGTTCTTTTGTGCTGCACGTAAaagttctaaatactgttgtagtaacatgtagtcattcaaaacagtgttccagcagcacaaagtcattcaaaagaatgctgtagcagcatggaatacagcacacacacacacaaggctataGCGGAGTTGGGATAAAGGGCATTAGGGTGACTGTGCTCGTTAGGGTCAGGGAGGAATCCGACCGAGCTAAAGAGGAGGAGGCCGGATGGGCTGGCTGGTGCTAACTAGGCGTGCCTGTTTGGCCTGGGACTACAAGAGCGGAGCGCTGCGTACGAGTGGcgaagccctgacactggcaaAGACAGAACAAGTCTTCTGACCTACAcctataatcacattttcttgttgGACATGCTTTCTCCCCTACAACTAACAATGTCTTACTCTTGTCTTTGCTGCTCTGTTCAGCTCTTCCTACTTTCCTACTGACTGTTTCCCACCCACCTAGTCaacttttattcaacatttgttcttttcatctagactttaaatttatttactcttCACCATCTATTCATATGCTTCCAGTTTGAATGAAAGTGAGCAAGTGATTTCTAGCATGCTAGCCGTGTTAATGAATGATAGCGACCATGCAAAGTTTGCTCCAGTCGAAGAATAGCTTGTTTCTCTATGAATGGGACTGTTGTGTAAACTTCTCCTTTGAAACTGCTTTATCCTCTTTACTCTGAAGCTAAAATTTTTAGCACGGTTTCTCGGGCTTGTATAATCTGAcgtgataaaaaaaagatgggtgataatctggtcttttctctggaactgaacatttaaaacattgagcagctctgtgacgtccaccaggaaagccaggtcagaaagccatttcttatccatgggctcttgaatactaccaatcttgctttcctgaaaagctctgATCTCATCACGCAGATCAAAAAATCTCCTGAGAACTTTTCCTCTGCTCAGCCATCTAACCTCCTGGTGGTACAACACATCACCATATTGTGCATCCATCTCATCCAACAGTACCTTGAACTGCAGGTGAGAGAGCGCCTTGGAGCGTATATCATTCACAATTTTGACGGCATCACGTCCACAAACCCGATGGATTGGGCACATAGCtgttcttgatgtaaaatacaagaaatctgatagctggcccgtgtggcactttcttgagctgatgaaggacaTAGCAGCGCGCTCTGCTCAGAtcgaagtttagcaagcagctcATTAGCCTTCTGTTTTCATGCCTCGCCGCTGTCctttgagaaagctgaagaacattttgtttcataatgacggattttgtactctttcaaaacagcaactgactgcttgcaaactagacacagtgcctttgaattgatttcagtaaataaaaagtcaacttcccaaatctttt
Coding sequences within:
- the LOC128630026 gene encoding histone H2B-like, with the translated sequence MPDPAKTAPKKGSKKAVTKTAGKGGKKRRKSRKESYAIYVYKVLKQVHPDTGISSKAMGIMNSFVNDIFERIAGESSRLAHYNKRSTITSREIQTAVRLLLPGELAKHAVSEGTKAVTKYTSSK